One Bacillota bacterium DNA window includes the following coding sequences:
- a CDS encoding metalloregulator ArsR/SmtB family transcription factor — protein MPANDVCAAFTPLSEKAAKLKERLTDVSGLSEIFKVLGDDTRTKIIYLLSLEELCVCNLAQILDMSVPAVSHHLRLLRVLRLVKYRREGKTVWYSLDDHHVVDMIRRAQEHFAKST, from the coding sequence ATGCCCGCCAACGACGTCTGCGCCGCGTTCACTCCTTTGAGTGAGAAGGCTGCTAAACTCAAGGAAAGGCTCACGGACGTGTCCGGGCTTTCAGAGATATTCAAGGTGCTCGGCGACGACACGCGGACCAAGATCATCTACCTGCTGTCCCTCGAAGAGCTCTGCGTGTGCAATTTGGCTCAGATTCTGGACATGAGCGTCCCAGCCGTGTCGCACCACTTGAGGCTCCTGCGCGTTCTGCGATTGGTCAAGTACAGGCGCGAAGGCAAGACAGTGTGGTACTCCCTGGACGATCACCACGTCGTGGACATGATAAGACGTGCTCAAGAGCACTTCGCAAAGAGCACGTGA
- a CDS encoding MarR family winged helix-turn-helix transcriptional regulator yields MLVDSPGDDAGARHESGSSSFVDDVEMLLARIERLMRTQGRAELADLGVTRDQFHALLALCGSDLTMSELSERLGVKCSTVTDLVDRMERASLAERVRDGDDRRVVRVRITRGGEAVLGRVRERRRRHLGRVLEEMTNEEQATLRDLLARVYSLLSNQVGL; encoded by the coding sequence ATGCTAGTGGATTCTCCCGGTGATGATGCTGGCGCCCGCCATGAGAGCGGTTCCTCTTCGTTCGTGGACGATGTGGAGATGCTCCTCGCGCGCATCGAGCGGCTCATGCGGACCCAGGGAAGGGCGGAACTGGCGGATCTCGGCGTCACGAGGGACCAATTCCACGCGCTGTTGGCCCTGTGCGGCAGCGACCTCACCATGAGCGAGCTGAGCGAGCGGCTGGGAGTCAAGTGCAGCACGGTCACGGACCTCGTGGACCGCATGGAGCGGGCGAGTCTCGCCGAGCGCGTCCGAGATGGCGACGACCGGAGGGTGGTGCGTGTGAGGATCACGCGTGGTGGAGAGGCGGTGCTCGGAAGGGTACGAGAGAGGCGGCGGAGGCACCTCGGTCGCGTCCTCGAGGAGATGACGAACGAGGAACAAGCGACGCTTCGAGACCTGCTGGCAAGGGTGTACTCGCTCCTGTCAAACCAGGTGGGACTGTGA
- a CDS encoding MATE family efflux transporter, translated as MSDLGEAVEARTSPPVSVDAIPGIRRRVIDLAGPALVEMFLVTLVGMADMIMVGRIGPAAIAAVGLTNQPMFLAQAVFMALNVGTTAVIARAVGAGMREVANDALRQSFMLTVMMGIGVSVLGVLSARGVIVLMGAEEDVIPLGAAYMRIVAAGLVFMLLTMNVAAALRGAGDTTTPMKVNTFCNVLNVIGNYVLIYGKLGFPRMGVAGAALSTSVSRAIAFALILRAVTGGRFALHLTGPTRLDAPLIRRIVRIGIPAAIEQIILRGGQLAYLRIVAGFGTAVVASHQIAMNILGLSFMPGQAFAVAATTLVGQGLGARRPDLAERGALETRRIGMIVSGFMAFVFILFGRYIAMLYSNDPIVVAKTAIVLRIIGLVQPAQSTQFILAGGLRGAGDTKWPLYSTAVGIWGFRVALGYVLAVISRMELVGAWIAMAIDQVVRSAIITFRFRGGRWKLAKP; from the coding sequence ATGAGCGATCTGGGAGAAGCAGTAGAGGCGCGCACCTCGCCTCCCGTGTCCGTGGACGCCATTCCAGGGATAAGGCGTCGCGTGATAGACCTCGCGGGACCAGCCCTAGTCGAGATGTTCCTCGTCACCCTGGTCGGGATGGCGGACATGATAATGGTGGGCAGGATAGGCCCGGCCGCCATTGCCGCTGTAGGGCTCACCAACCAGCCCATGTTTCTCGCACAAGCCGTGTTCATGGCCCTCAACGTCGGCACAACGGCTGTCATCGCCCGAGCCGTCGGTGCCGGAATGAGAGAGGTGGCGAACGACGCCCTCAGGCAGAGTTTCATGCTCACGGTCATGATGGGCATCGGGGTGAGCGTGCTGGGAGTCCTGTCAGCACGCGGCGTCATTGTACTGATGGGAGCGGAGGAAGACGTCATACCCCTGGGCGCGGCGTACATGCGGATAGTCGCGGCCGGTCTCGTTTTCATGCTCCTTACCATGAACGTCGCCGCGGCGTTGAGGGGGGCGGGCGACACGACCACGCCGATGAAGGTGAACACGTTCTGCAACGTCCTCAACGTCATCGGGAATTACGTCTTGATATACGGGAAGCTGGGGTTCCCGAGGATGGGCGTGGCGGGAGCCGCGCTCTCAACCAGCGTATCGAGGGCCATTGCATTCGCGCTCATCTTGCGCGCCGTAACCGGAGGCAGATTCGCTCTGCACCTCACGGGACCGACTCGACTTGACGCCCCCCTCATCAGGCGCATAGTTAGAATCGGGATTCCCGCTGCTATTGAGCAGATCATCCTTCGAGGGGGCCAGCTCGCTTACCTTCGAATTGTGGCGGGTTTCGGGACGGCCGTGGTGGCTTCACACCAAATCGCCATGAACATCCTGGGCCTTTCTTTCATGCCGGGCCAGGCGTTCGCTGTGGCGGCGACGACCCTAGTGGGACAGGGCCTTGGCGCGCGTCGACCGGATCTCGCGGAAAGGGGAGCGCTCGAGACCCGGCGCATCGGGATGATCGTCTCCGGTTTCATGGCGTTCGTTTTCATTCTGTTCGGCAGGTACATCGCAATGCTGTACTCCAATGATCCCATAGTCGTGGCGAAGACAGCCATCGTCTTGCGCATCATTGGACTCGTGCAGCCGGCCCAGTCCACGCAATTCATCCTCGCGGGCGGGCTGCGCGGGGCAGGCGACACGAAGTGGCCGCTTTACTCTACGGCGGTCGGGATCTGGGGTTTCAGGGTCGCGCTAGGATACGTGCTCGCGGTGATCTCACGCATGGAGCTCGTGGGCGCGTGGATCGCAATGGCGATAGATCAGGTCGTGCGCTCCGCGATCATAACGTTTAGGTTCCGAGGAGGTAGGTGGAAGCTCGCTAAGCCGTGA
- the mgtE gene encoding magnesium transporter: protein MAIDLTNRVQGLLTQKDYIGLKRALERCHPSDIARVIDELSSDSIGFVFRLLPKNLAIEVFDFMDVDRKQVLLRSLGGDMVAMLLNEMSPDDRTELFEELPAKVVKKYLSLLSDKERHVANMLLGYREESAGRLMTTDFVDLKEDQTVDDALAHVRKTAPDKETIYHLYVISRDRRLVGGLSLKELMLAPGDRLVGEIMHPDVVRVSTDTDQEDVARVFEDYGFLAVPVVDREDRLVGIITHDDILEVVREEDTEDIHRMGGLGAPEEEYFRMSLADNVKKRVGWLALLVLFESFSSNILKVYSASLEAVVALAFFIPTLIDTGGNTGTQSATLVIRGMATGEIDLRQGFRVMLRECAIGVVLGLFLGAFAYVRAYLTQADVRIAFVVGLSLLVVIAVSNVAGAFLPLAAKRLRVDPAVMAGPFITTVVDIIGLIVYFEVARIVIGLNS, encoded by the coding sequence GTGGCCATCGACCTCACGAACAGAGTACAGGGGCTTCTTACTCAGAAGGACTACATTGGACTCAAGCGGGCTCTTGAAAGGTGCCATCCCTCAGACATCGCAAGGGTCATTGACGAGTTGTCCTCGGACTCAATCGGATTCGTATTCAGGCTTCTCCCCAAGAATCTCGCCATTGAGGTCTTTGACTTCATGGATGTCGATAGGAAACAGGTCCTTCTGCGATCCCTCGGTGGAGACATGGTTGCGATGCTCCTCAACGAGATGAGCCCGGACGATCGGACGGAGCTCTTCGAGGAACTGCCCGCCAAGGTGGTCAAGAAGTATCTCTCGCTCTTGTCCGACAAGGAACGGCACGTGGCCAACATGCTCCTGGGATACAGGGAGGAGTCTGCTGGTCGTCTCATGACCACAGACTTCGTGGATCTAAAGGAGGATCAGACCGTCGACGATGCCCTCGCGCACGTGAGAAAGACGGCACCGGACAAGGAGACCATATACCACTTGTACGTCATATCCCGAGATAGGCGGCTCGTGGGTGGGCTATCTCTCAAGGAGCTCATGTTGGCGCCGGGCGATAGATTGGTCGGCGAGATAATGCACCCGGACGTGGTGAGGGTCTCGACCGATACCGACCAGGAGGATGTCGCCCGGGTTTTCGAGGACTACGGGTTCCTCGCCGTGCCCGTGGTGGACAGAGAGGACCGCCTCGTCGGGATCATCACCCACGACGACATACTCGAGGTCGTTCGTGAGGAAGACACCGAGGACATTCACAGGATGGGTGGCTTGGGTGCTCCTGAGGAGGAGTACTTCAGGATGAGCCTTGCGGACAACGTGAAGAAGCGTGTCGGATGGCTCGCGCTGCTCGTTCTTTTCGAGAGCTTCTCCAGCAACATCCTGAAGGTCTACTCAGCTTCCCTCGAGGCTGTGGTGGCACTGGCGTTCTTCATACCCACCCTCATCGACACAGGGGGAAACACCGGGACCCAGTCAGCCACGCTCGTCATCCGGGGCATGGCCACTGGCGAGATAGACCTGCGGCAGGGGTTCAGGGTGATGCTCAGGGAATGCGCCATCGGAGTGGTGCTGGGGCTCTTTCTCGGCGCATTCGCTTACGTGCGGGCTTACCTCACACAGGCCGACGTGAGGATCGCCTTTGTCGTCGGGCTTTCGCTGCTCGTGGTGATAGCGGTATCGAACGTGGCTGGCGCCTTCCTGCCCCTCGCCGCCAAGCGGCTGAGAGTGGACCCGGCGGTGATGGCCGGCCCGTTCATCACCACCGTCGTTGACATCATCGGTCTCATCGTGTACTTCGAGGTCGCGCGCATTGTCATAGGTCTGAACAGCTAG
- a CDS encoding MBL fold metallo-hydrolase: MRLEFVGATRTVTGSCHYVQTGVTEFIVDCGMFQGDDEIQKLNRLPFPFDPSGLDFVLLTHAHIDHSGLIPRLVREGFKGKVYATAATIALCKIMLLDSAHIQELEAGWQQRKARRAGEVPFEPLYTLDDVERSISSFEAVPFGQIVGVAPDVAVRFRHAGHILGSAVIEVYLRHHGSGEGMARPSASGSPAAAGPESAMEPAPALTGGEVKIVFSGDLGNVNQPIIKDPEFVSDADFLIVESTYGNRVHEDRMESIERLRRVICDTWARGGNVIVPAFAVARTQDVLHDIAKLAYKQEVPPVRVFIDSPMAVSATEVFSSYRDEFDIETTALIEAGGDPFDFPGLQYVRTAEESRALNDITRGAIIISAGGMCNFGRIKHHLKHNLWRPECTVLFVGFQARGTLGRLLMDGAKKVRIFNEDVVVSASIESIDGYSAHADRDALLYWVRSLRSKPRRVFVVHGEEESAEALAVTLENTLGLWVGVPHRGDTVDLVSGETTVTPGVSTEGERALSLKAASEELDHAYAALRKALDQGGSLRDPAVFRASREEIARLVALMRSLAREDRTA; encoded by the coding sequence ATGAGACTTGAATTCGTTGGCGCCACCCGAACCGTGACCGGATCGTGCCACTACGTGCAAACCGGTGTCACGGAATTCATAGTGGACTGCGGGATGTTCCAAGGAGACGACGAGATCCAGAAGCTCAATCGCCTTCCCTTCCCGTTCGACCCCTCGGGCCTCGACTTCGTCCTCTTGACTCACGCGCACATAGACCACAGCGGCCTCATCCCGCGGCTGGTGCGCGAGGGCTTCAAAGGCAAAGTGTACGCTACCGCCGCTACCATCGCTCTGTGCAAGATCATGCTCCTGGACAGCGCCCACATCCAGGAACTCGAAGCCGGTTGGCAGCAGCGCAAAGCCCGCCGAGCGGGCGAGGTTCCGTTCGAGCCGCTCTACACGCTGGACGACGTTGAGAGGAGCATTTCGAGCTTCGAGGCGGTTCCTTTCGGTCAGATCGTGGGGGTGGCTCCGGACGTTGCGGTGAGGTTCCGGCATGCCGGGCACATTCTCGGATCCGCCGTGATCGAGGTGTACTTGCGGCATCACGGGTCCGGAGAGGGCATGGCGCGGCCTTCCGCATCCGGCTCGCCGGCTGCCGCCGGTCCCGAGAGCGCTATGGAGCCTGCGCCCGCGCTCACCGGCGGCGAGGTGAAGATCGTCTTCTCGGGAGACCTCGGCAACGTGAACCAGCCGATCATCAAAGACCCAGAGTTCGTGTCGGACGCCGACTTCCTCATAGTAGAGTCGACGTACGGGAACAGGGTTCATGAAGACCGCATGGAAAGCATTGAGAGGCTCCGGAGAGTGATCTGCGACACGTGGGCGCGTGGCGGAAACGTGATCGTCCCTGCCTTTGCCGTGGCACGCACCCAGGACGTCCTTCACGATATCGCGAAACTGGCCTACAAGCAGGAGGTCCCACCCGTGAGGGTGTTCATCGACAGCCCGATGGCCGTATCTGCCACCGAGGTGTTCAGCTCGTATCGGGACGAGTTCGACATCGAGACCACGGCTCTCATTGAAGCCGGAGGTGATCCCTTCGACTTTCCAGGGCTCCAGTACGTGCGGACCGCAGAGGAATCTCGTGCCCTCAACGATATCACAAGAGGTGCCATCATTATCTCGGCCGGCGGGATGTGCAACTTCGGCCGGATCAAGCACCACCTGAAACACAACCTCTGGAGGCCGGAGTGCACAGTCCTCTTCGTCGGATTCCAGGCGCGAGGCACGCTCGGTCGTCTGCTGATGGATGGAGCCAAGAAGGTCAGGATTTTCAACGAAGACGTGGTCGTGAGCGCGTCCATCGAGTCCATAGACGGGTACTCGGCTCACGCTGACCGCGACGCTCTGCTCTACTGGGTGAGAAGCCTTCGCAGCAAACCGAGGCGCGTCTTCGTGGTGCATGGCGAGGAAGAATCGGCCGAGGCCCTCGCGGTGACCCTCGAGAACACCCTGGGACTGTGGGTGGGAGTTCCCCACAGAGGAGACACCGTGGACCTTGTAAGCGGTGAAACAACGGTGACTCCGGGCGTGAGCACGGAGGGAGAAAGGGCACTCTCGTTGAAGGCCGCGAGCGAGGAGCTCGACCACGCATATGCCGCGCTCCGGAAAGCGCTTGACCAGGGGGGATCGTTGAGAGACCCGGCGGTCTTCCGCGCGTCTCGTGAGGAGATAGCGAGGCTCGTGGCGCTCATGAGGAGTCTCGCACGGGAAGACCGCACGGCCTGA
- a CDS encoding polysaccharide deacetylase family protein has translation MLVISRRAVVLVGACAACLVLGLGFLAGRGVEWVVTRHVPVTESILVLPRTTMPLFYVKTEEPAIALTFDISWGHETAPRVLEILREKNVRATFFLSGPWAKRNAELVQEIVRAGHEVGSHGDAHVNLSRYDRAVVEDNIRTAHEDLLNAAGRVAPFFRPPNGDYDDVVVEVAKACGYETVIWAVDSLDWKNPGPDFMVDRVLKRAFKGAIILMHASDSSKQIHEALPRVIDGLREKGYRLVPLSELLTLGEPGRDDPR, from the coding sequence ATGCTGGTGATTTCGAGACGGGCGGTCGTCCTGGTTGGCGCGTGCGCGGCTTGTCTCGTGTTGGGCCTCGGGTTCCTTGCCGGACGCGGCGTGGAATGGGTCGTGACTCGCCACGTTCCCGTGACCGAGTCCATCTTGGTGCTGCCCCGGACCACGATGCCCCTCTTCTACGTCAAGACGGAGGAACCGGCCATCGCCCTGACCTTCGACATTAGCTGGGGCCACGAGACCGCGCCGCGTGTGCTCGAGATCCTCCGCGAGAAGAACGTGAGGGCCACCTTCTTTCTCTCGGGCCCGTGGGCGAAAAGGAACGCAGAGCTCGTTCAGGAGATCGTGCGGGCGGGTCACGAAGTCGGCAGCCATGGCGATGCCCACGTCAACCTCAGCCGTTACGACCGGGCTGTGGTCGAGGACAACATCAGGACCGCCCATGAGGACCTTCTTAATGCGGCGGGAAGGGTCGCGCCGTTCTTCCGTCCCCCGAATGGCGACTACGATGACGTGGTCGTTGAAGTCGCGAAGGCCTGCGGGTACGAGACCGTGATATGGGCTGTCGACTCCCTCGACTGGAAAAACCCCGGGCCGGATTTCATGGTTGACCGGGTGCTGAAAAGAGCTTTCAAGGGCGCAATCATTCTCATGCATGCGAGTGACTCGAGCAAGCAGATTCATGAAGCCCTTCCCCGTGTGATCGACGGCCTTCGTGAGAAAGGCTACAGATTGGTGCCTCTTTCTGAGCTTCTGACGTTGGGAGAGCCCGGCCGGGATGATCCAAGGTAG
- a CDS encoding OsmC family protein has translation MALETFRASVRSVGQGLLCKANVRGFEVAMDEPKELGGGDQAMNPVELLLSSLGGCITICAVAFAPTCGVRLDGFRVDLEGDLDPDGFMGKREDVRTGFQHIRFTMNITSSSPEENVRKLVKMIKSRCPVSDTLQGVRIDGDFTLTR, from the coding sequence ATGGCGCTTGAGACCTTTCGCGCTTCGGTGCGCAGTGTGGGACAAGGGCTCCTGTGTAAGGCGAACGTCCGGGGTTTCGAGGTGGCCATGGACGAGCCGAAAGAGCTGGGAGGCGGAGACCAGGCGATGAATCCCGTGGAGCTTCTGCTCTCGTCCTTGGGAGGGTGCATCACCATTTGCGCCGTTGCGTTTGCTCCGACGTGCGGTGTGAGGCTCGACGGGTTCCGCGTGGACCTCGAAGGCGACTTGGATCCCGACGGATTCATGGGAAAGCGCGAGGACGTTCGCACGGGTTTCCAGCACATAAGGTTCACTATGAACATAACATCCAGCTCGCCCGAGGAGAACGTCCGAAAGCTGGTCAAGATGATAAAGTCTCGCTGTCCCGTGTCCGACACCCTCCAAGGGGTGAGAATAGACGGGGACTTCACGCTGACCCGCTGA
- a CDS encoding acetyl-CoA C-acetyltransferase yields MKEAVVVSAVRTAIGTFGGTLADVPAWHLGAVVIAEALRRARLEPSEVDEVIMGNILQAGQGQNPARQAAVKAGLPVEVPSMTINKVCGSGLKAIVLAAQSVMLGDADVVVAGGMESMNQAPYLLTRARTGYRMGHGDLVDSMIGDGLWCAITGVHMGVTAENLAAKYGISRQEQDEFALRSQRRAERAITEGRFEEEIVPVEVRGRKGEAVKFARDEHPRFGVTIENLAALRPAFKKDGTVTAGNASGINDGAAAVVVMSREGAESRGLEPMATIVSYASAGVEPSEMGLGPVPATRKALAKAGLKLDQVDLIEANEAFAVQSLAVGRELGWDLERVNVNGGAIALGHPIGASGARILVTLVHEMKRAGAELGLATLCVGGGMGVAAIVRRERVAR; encoded by the coding sequence GTGAAGGAGGCTGTAGTCGTCAGTGCGGTTAGAACGGCGATCGGGACTTTTGGCGGAACCTTGGCGGACGTCCCCGCCTGGCATCTCGGCGCGGTTGTGATCGCGGAAGCGCTCAGGCGCGCCCGGCTCGAGCCTTCGGAAGTTGACGAAGTCATCATGGGCAACATCCTCCAGGCGGGGCAAGGCCAGAACCCCGCCCGGCAGGCCGCAGTCAAGGCCGGACTTCCGGTCGAGGTTCCCTCGATGACCATCAACAAAGTGTGCGGGTCTGGGTTGAAGGCGATCGTTCTCGCTGCCCAGTCCGTGATGCTTGGCGACGCGGATGTGGTCGTTGCGGGCGGCATGGAGAGCATGAACCAGGCGCCGTACCTCTTGACGAGGGCGAGAACGGGTTACCGAATGGGCCACGGCGACCTCGTGGACAGCATGATAGGGGATGGCTTGTGGTGCGCCATCACAGGCGTCCACATGGGTGTCACGGCGGAGAACCTCGCGGCGAAGTACGGCATCTCCAGGCAGGAACAGGATGAGTTCGCCCTTCGCAGTCAGCGGAGGGCTGAGCGCGCCATCACGGAAGGGCGGTTCGAGGAGGAGATCGTGCCGGTGGAGGTCCGGGGCAGGAAAGGCGAGGCCGTGAAGTTCGCCAGGGACGAGCACCCGCGGTTCGGAGTCACAATTGAGAACCTGGCCGCGCTGCGACCCGCCTTCAAGAAGGACGGCACCGTCACCGCCGGGAACGCCTCCGGCATCAACGACGGTGCGGCGGCAGTGGTGGTGATGTCGCGGGAAGGCGCAGAGTCACGCGGGCTCGAGCCCATGGCGACCATCGTGAGTTACGCGTCGGCGGGAGTAGAACCGTCGGAGATGGGGCTGGGCCCTGTTCCCGCTACCCGGAAAGCGCTGGCCAAGGCGGGTCTCAAACTCGACCAAGTCGACCTCATCGAAGCGAACGAGGCGTTCGCGGTGCAATCCCTTGCGGTCGGCAGGGAGCTTGGGTGGGACCTGGAGAGGGTCAACGTGAACGGAGGCGCGATAGCTCTAGGACATCCGATAGGAGCGAGCGGAGCTAGGATTCTGGTGACCTTAGTTCACGAGATGAAAAGAGCCGGGGCAGAGCTCGGCCTCGCAACCCTCTGTGTGGGCGGAGGCATGGGAGTGGCGGCCATCGTCAGGCGAGAGCGCGTTGCCCGGTGA
- a CDS encoding FMN-binding protein — MRRANVLLAVAVALVALIGSVAFGAEAPSYKDGSYIGYVPDDHGDVVIEVVIQFGKIVDVNMINPDKPQSYKHEAAKALFREYPLMVVKNQKADIDAVSGATSSRNQYTKATQMALDIASGKYKGNVFYGLAKNPVNGHTLLAVTVQGKKVTKVEFITKKTDYDTLMAAKGADYKSKPAKEFFDSFPQLAVKVQTDLKKIDAVSGATHSYHEYLHAYENALRQAGLL, encoded by the coding sequence GTGAGAAGAGCCAACGTGCTACTGGCAGTGGCAGTTGCTTTGGTTGCGCTCATCGGTTCAGTGGCGTTTGGAGCCGAGGCGCCGTCGTACAAGGACGGTTCATACATAGGATATGTTCCGGACGATCACGGTGACGTTGTCATCGAGGTTGTGATCCAGTTTGGCAAGATAGTCGATGTCAATATGATAAACCCTGACAAGCCCCAGTCGTACAAGCATGAGGCTGCGAAGGCCTTGTTCCGCGAGTATCCTCTGATGGTTGTCAAGAATCAGAAGGCCGATATCGACGCTGTGAGCGGCGCCACGAGCTCTCGTAACCAATACACGAAGGCCACCCAGATGGCTCTGGATATCGCGAGTGGGAAATACAAGGGCAACGTGTTCTACGGATTGGCCAAGAACCCCGTGAACGGGCACACCCTTCTGGCCGTGACCGTGCAAGGTAAGAAAGTCACGAAGGTCGAGTTCATAACGAAGAAGACAGACTACGACACGCTCATGGCGGCAAAAGGAGCGGACTACAAATCGAAGCCTGCAAAGGAGTTCTTCGACAGCTTCCCGCAGCTGGCCGTGAAGGTGCAGACGGATCTCAAGAAGATCGACGCTGTGAGCGGCGCGACGCACAGCTACCATGAGTACCTGCATGCATACGAGAACGCCCTGAGGCAGGCGGGCCTGCTCTAG
- a CDS encoding LysM peptidoglycan-binding domain-containing protein, with protein MHRTMRRSIVVAIVLAAALTLQAVVWAAGPGEERSGLDSLAHPSFRAGQDGQVYYRGTPASPPAEVATGPVTLNWQALYQAQLRVYQGQDTWRLDPVQVARQEGAILGFDPWQDTYTLISRVDVQKDSGTGEAQVLVQHLERAYIVQLIQPFGPGPGMMWTVNSVREITSANVANRIARQAWIAFRYRGPNGPALAAWWNQDYVKPTAPVTSGRPGRVYYVQPGDTLWAISVKNGVTLYRLIQLNPNVDANALWVGQIIIVQASEDASTTSQPSGNPSQGGAAGRTIHIVEPGDTLYQLALRYGASVQAIMQSNGITDANTLWVGQRLVIP; from the coding sequence TTGCATCGCACCATGCGACGCTCGATAGTCGTAGCGATCGTCCTCGCCGCCGCGTTAACGCTCCAAGCGGTGGTGTGGGCCGCGGGGCCTGGGGAGGAGCGATCAGGACTCGATTCACTGGCCCATCCCTCGTTCAGGGCGGGTCAAGACGGCCAGGTTTACTACCGCGGGACGCCCGCCTCGCCGCCCGCTGAGGTAGCGACCGGTCCGGTAACCCTCAACTGGCAGGCTTTGTACCAAGCGCAGCTGCGGGTGTACCAGGGGCAAGACACCTGGAGGCTGGACCCGGTGCAGGTAGCGCGGCAGGAGGGAGCGATTCTGGGGTTCGATCCGTGGCAGGACACGTACACCCTGATATCCAGGGTCGATGTTCAGAAGGATTCCGGCACCGGCGAAGCCCAGGTTCTCGTCCAGCACTTGGAGAGGGCGTACATCGTTCAGCTCATCCAGCCCTTCGGGCCTGGACCCGGTATGATGTGGACCGTCAACTCCGTGCGCGAGATCACCTCGGCGAACGTGGCGAACCGGATAGCCCGCCAAGCATGGATCGCTTTCAGGTACCGCGGTCCCAACGGGCCGGCCCTTGCCGCCTGGTGGAATCAAGACTACGTGAAGCCCACGGCGCCCGTGACATCGGGAAGGCCAGGGCGAGTCTACTACGTTCAGCCTGGTGACACACTGTGGGCGATCTCGGTGAAGAACGGTGTCACCCTATACAGGCTCATTCAGCTCAATCCGAACGTCGACGCGAACGCGCTCTGGGTGGGGCAGATCATCATCGTGCAGGCTTCGGAGGACGCCTCCACGACCTCACAGCCGAGCGGGAACCCATCGCAGGGTGGAGCGGCCGGGCGGACGATCCACATCGTCGAGCCGGGGGACACCCTCTACCAGCTCGCTCTCAGGTACGGCGCTTCGGTGCAAGCCATCATGCAGTCAAACGGCATCACCGACGCCAACACGCTGTGGGTTGGTCAGCGGCTCGTGATCCCGTGA
- a CDS encoding HD domain-containing protein — protein sequence MLTLKDIQGNPNFRLLIGKANDYLSLLGYTEHGLRHVTYVSTTTAYILRSLGHDDRTVELGAISGYLHDIGNMHNRKYHGPTGANIVFTELRMLGMPLEEICTITTAIANHEEEIGIPVSPVSAALIIADKSDAHRTRVRMRRAHDIHDRVNLAITDSSLVVDDVRKTITLDISFDTTECQIMDYFEIYLTRMEMCKQAAALLGCRFRLVINGLELLGQLQRDEAPRARAASGMAPSRTGA from the coding sequence ATGCTAACGCTAAAGGACATTCAAGGCAATCCCAACTTCCGCCTTCTCATAGGCAAGGCCAACGACTACCTGTCGCTTCTCGGTTACACCGAACACGGGCTTCGTCACGTGACCTATGTGTCCACGACGACGGCGTACATTCTCAGAAGCCTTGGGCACGACGATAGGACCGTCGAGCTCGGGGCGATCTCCGGTTACTTGCATGATATCGGGAATATGCACAATCGCAAGTACCATGGTCCCACCGGCGCGAACATAGTCTTCACAGAGCTCAGAATGCTCGGAATGCCCCTGGAGGAGATCTGCACCATCACCACTGCCATCGCCAATCACGAGGAGGAGATAGGCATCCCCGTGAGTCCAGTGTCCGCTGCATTGATCATCGCGGACAAGAGCGACGCGCACCGGACCCGGGTGAGGATGAGGCGGGCGCATGACATCCATGACAGAGTGAACCTTGCCATAACCGATTCATCCTTGGTCGTGGATGACGTGCGTAAGACCATCACGCTGGACATATCCTTCGACACGACGGAGTGCCAGATAATGGACTATTTCGAGATCTACCTAACCCGAATGGAGATGTGCAAGCAGGCGGCGGCGCTCCTCGGCTGCAGGTTCAGGCTCGTCATAAACGGGCTCGAGCTTCTCGGACAACTGCAGCGGGACGAAGCACCTCGAGCTCGGGCGGCCTCGGGCATGGCGCCATCGCGCACGGGCGCGTGA